DNA from Leptospira mayottensis 200901116:
TTGGTGGTTCTGCTACGGAAGGAATTTCAAGACAACCAGAAGCGGGTGGTAAAATTCAAACCGCAATGATTATCGCCGCTGCGTTGATCGAAGGGGCGGCATTGTTTGCTCTTGTGATCGCTTTCCAAGCGGCGGGAACTCTGAACGAAGGTCTGAAAGCAACTGTTGCCAACCAAACAAAGGCTTCCACACCTGTAGTAACCGAAGAAAAAGGAAAGTAAAAGTTGATACTCTTAGCTGCTAAGGGATTGAGCCTCTTAGATGTAAATCCGGGTCTAGTAGTCTGGACTCTGATTACCTTTTTGGTCGTAGTCTTAGTCCTGAAAAAGTTTGCCTGGGATGTAATTCTAAAGGCTCTCGATGAAAGAGCTCAGGCCGTACAGAACGACATCGAAAAGGCCTCAGAACTTCGTTCGGAGGCGGAAGCTCTCCTGAAGGATTACGAAGCTAGACTTGACTCTGCAAGAGACGAAGCGAATGCAATCGTCGCGGAGGCCAAATCCGACGCTTTGAAACTGAAGAACAAATTACTGGAAGAAACCAACCAGGAAGTGAAGGCTCAGAAAGATCAGGCGGTGAAAGAAATCGAACTCGCGAAAGGAAAGGCTCTGGAACAACTGCAGACTCAATTTGTAGAAATGACGATTACCGTTGCAGGGAAGGTTTTGGAAAAACAATTAAGAGCGGAAGACTACAAGGCTTTTATCGAAACCGAGTTGAATAAACTGGGGAAACTGAGCGCATAACCAATGAACGATTCCGGTGTTTCAAAGATATATGCGTCCGCACTTTTAGGAGTTGTAAATTCTCCGGAGGAAGTGGAACAAGAACTCGGTGATTTGGTTCGGCTTCTTTTCAAAGAGGAAAAGATCAGAAACTTTTTTCTTTCTCCCACTGTGTCGATCGAAGAGAAAGAAAATACTTTGGGAAAAAATCTCCGGGGAAAAATTTTGGACGTAACTCTAAACTTTCTCGGAGTACTTTTAAACAAAGGAAGATTTATCAACCTTCCCGAAATTCAAAAACAGTTTACCGTAGAGTTAGATAAGAAAAAGGGAAGGGTTCGTGCACAAGTAAAAAGTTATCCTTCTTTAGAACCTACTCAAATCACTAAACTTGGATCCATCCTTTCTGAAAAATTCAAATCGGAATTCATTCTGGAAGTTTCGGAAGATAAAGCTCTTCTGGGCGGATTTGTAGTACAATTCAACGACTTAAAAATCGAAAAGTCCATCGCTTCCCAGCTCGGGGAAATCAAAAAAGCCATGTTGGAAAAGAAATTACCGGTTGGAGCCGTCTATGAAAATTAAGACAGACGAAATTACGTCCGTTCTCAAACAAGAAATTTTAAATTATAAAAAAGACCTCAGCGTTGAGGAAGTTGGAACGGTTTTAGAAATCGGAGACGGGATCGCCCGTGTATTCGGACTCAAGAATGTGATGTCTGGAGAGATGGTCGAGTTTCAAAACGGAATTTTCGGACAGGCGTTTAACCTGGAAGAAAATTCGGTGGGTGTGGTCGTTTACGGAAACTACCTCGAAATCCAAGAAGGATTTACCGTAAAGAGGACTAATCGAATTCTCGAAGTTCCCGTCGGTCCCGAACTTCTCGGTCGCGTAGTAAACCCGTTAGGCGAACCTCTCGACGGAAAAGGCCCGATCAACGCGAAATTGACAAGACCCGTGGAATCTCCGGCACCCGGAATCGCGATGAGACAACCAGTTGGCGAGCCGATGCAAACCGGTATCAAGGCGATCGATGCGATGATACCGATTGGACGCGGACAAAGAGAGCTCATCATCGGTGACCGCGGAACCGGAAAAACTTCCATTGCGCTCGACACCATCATCAATCAAAAGGGCACGGGAGTAATCTGCGTTTACGTAGCGATCGGTCAAAAGGCTTCCACTGTGGCTTCTACTGTGGAAATGCTCAGAAACAAAGGTGCACTCGAATATACGATCGTGGTTTCCGCGACCGCTGCGGAGCCCGCACCGCTTCAATATATTGCTCCTTATTCCGGATGTAGTATGGCGGAATACTTTATGTATAACGAAAAGAAAGCGACTCTCGTAGTCTACGATGACCTTTCGAAACAAGCGGTTGCGTATCGTCAGATGTCTCTTCTGCTTCGTCGTCCTCCGGGTCGGGAAGCGTATCCAGGTGACGTATTTTATCTTCACTCCAGACTTCTCGAAAGAGCTGCGAAACTTGATGACAAATACGGTGCAGGTTCTTTGACCGCGCTTCCGATCATCGAGACTCAGGAAGGCGAGGTTTCCGCATACATTCCTACAAACGTGATTTCGATCACGGACGGACAGATTTATCTTCAGTCCAACCTGTTCGCATCCGGGAACCGTCCTGCGGTAGATGTAGGAATTTCGGTATCTCGGGTAGGATCTGCGGCTCAGATCAAAGCGATGAAACAAGTTGCGGGAAAAATGAAACTCGAACTTGCACAGTTC
Protein-coding regions in this window:
- a CDS encoding ATP synthase F0 subunit C gives rise to the protein MEFGLGYIGVGIAAGVAILGAALGIGRIGGSATEGISRQPEAGGKIQTAMIIAAALIEGAALFALVIAFQAAGTLNEGLKATVANQTKASTPVVTEEKGK
- a CDS encoding F0F1 ATP synthase subunit B — encoded protein: MILLAAKGLSLLDVNPGLVVWTLITFLVVVLVLKKFAWDVILKALDERAQAVQNDIEKASELRSEAEALLKDYEARLDSARDEANAIVAEAKSDALKLKNKLLEETNQEVKAQKDQAVKEIELAKGKALEQLQTQFVEMTITVAGKVLEKQLRAEDYKAFIETELNKLGKLSA
- the atpH gene encoding ATP synthase F1 subunit delta: MNDSGVSKIYASALLGVVNSPEEVEQELGDLVRLLFKEEKIRNFFLSPTVSIEEKENTLGKNLRGKILDVTLNFLGVLLNKGRFINLPEIQKQFTVELDKKKGRVRAQVKSYPSLEPTQITKLGSILSEKFKSEFILEVSEDKALLGGFVVQFNDLKIEKSIASQLGEIKKAMLEKKLPVGAVYEN
- the atpA gene encoding F0F1 ATP synthase subunit alpha, with protein sequence MKIKTDEITSVLKQEILNYKKDLSVEEVGTVLEIGDGIARVFGLKNVMSGEMVEFQNGIFGQAFNLEENSVGVVVYGNYLEIQEGFTVKRTNRILEVPVGPELLGRVVNPLGEPLDGKGPINAKLTRPVESPAPGIAMRQPVGEPMQTGIKAIDAMIPIGRGQRELIIGDRGTGKTSIALDTIINQKGTGVICVYVAIGQKASTVASTVEMLRNKGALEYTIVVSATAAEPAPLQYIAPYSGCSMAEYFMYNEKKATLVVYDDLSKQAVAYRQMSLLLRRPPGREAYPGDVFYLHSRLLERAAKLDDKYGAGSLTALPIIETQEGEVSAYIPTNVISITDGQIYLQSNLFASGNRPAVDVGISVSRVGSAAQIKAMKQVAGKMKLELAQFRDLEAFAQLGTELDPATQAQLDRGNRIVQMLKQPVSSPFPVEEQVVEIFAVTRGFMDKIPVAKVQQYGKYLLTTIKEQHSEVLEAIRKEKKISDEEKLGEVLSQVAEEFLRKH